One region of Chryseobacterium muglaense genomic DNA includes:
- a CDS encoding DUF3820 family protein encodes MNPEILQEICVVKMPFGKYKDTVLADLPINYLEWFQRQGMPPGKLGMQLSTIYEIKLNGLMDLLTPLRGGKVSYEKPKTKIYKF; translated from the coding sequence ATAAATCCTGAAATTTTACAGGAAATATGTGTTGTAAAAATGCCTTTCGGAAAATATAAAGACACCGTTTTAGCTGACCTTCCGATAAATTATCTGGAATGGTTTCAGCGTCAAGGAATGCCACCCGGAAAACTGGGAATGCAACTCTCTACTATTTATGAAATAAAACTCAATGGTTTGATGGATTTGCTTACACCTCTTCGTGGTGGAAAAGTGAGTTATGAAAAACCTAAAACTAAGATCTATAAGTTTTAA
- a CDS encoding tryptophanase — MELPYAEPFRIKMVEEIRQSTREEREQWLKDAKFNLFNLKSSQVYIDLLTDSGTGAMSDRQWGALMTGDESYAGSRSFEELHNTVQNITGFKYLLPTHQGRAAENVLFSVLVKDGDVVPGNSHFDTTKGHIEIRKAHAIDCTIDEAFDINDLHPFKGNINLEKLEAVYQSHPKEQIPFCLVTITCNSSGGQPVSLENMKAVKELSDKYGIPVFFDSARFAENAYFIKKREAGQENRSIKDICKEMFSYGEGMTMSSKKDGLVNIGGFIALNNEEVFRKASNFTIIYEGFITYGGMAGRDMAALAVGLNEATEFAYLESRISQVEYLGNKLIEYGIPVQKPIGGHAVFIDSLNFLPNVSRAEYPAQTLGLEIYKEAGIRTVEIGTLLADRDPATRENRYPKLELVRLAIPRRTYTNNHMDYIAAAVNNVYERRNEISKGYNITWEPEILRHFTVHLEEA; from the coding sequence ATGGAATTACCATACGCAGAGCCGTTTCGTATTAAGATGGTGGAAGAAATCCGTCAATCTACAAGAGAAGAAAGAGAGCAATGGCTGAAAGACGCTAAGTTCAATTTATTTAATCTAAAATCTTCGCAGGTTTATATCGATCTTTTAACAGATTCAGGAACCGGAGCAATGTCAGACAGACAATGGGGAGCATTAATGACCGGAGACGAAAGTTATGCAGGTTCTCGTTCATTCGAAGAATTACACAATACGGTACAAAATATTACAGGTTTCAAATATTTATTGCCAACACACCAGGGAAGAGCTGCTGAGAACGTTTTGTTTTCAGTTTTGGTAAAAGACGGTGACGTCGTTCCTGGAAACTCTCATTTTGACACAACTAAAGGTCACATCGAAATCAGAAAAGCCCACGCAATCGACTGTACAATTGATGAGGCGTTTGATATTAATGATCTTCATCCTTTCAAAGGAAATATTAATCTTGAAAAATTGGAAGCTGTTTATCAGTCTCATCCAAAAGAGCAGATTCCTTTCTGTTTGGTGACGATTACCTGCAATTCTTCAGGAGGACAACCCGTTTCTCTTGAAAATATGAAAGCGGTAAAAGAACTTTCGGACAAATACGGAATTCCTGTATTTTTTGACTCTGCAAGATTTGCTGAAAACGCTTACTTCATCAAAAAAAGAGAAGCAGGTCAGGAAAACAGAAGTATTAAAGATATCTGTAAAGAAATGTTCTCTTACGGAGAAGGAATGACGATGAGTTCTAAAAAAGATGGTTTGGTGAACATCGGAGGATTTATTGCTTTAAATAATGAAGAAGTTTTCAGAAAAGCATCAAACTTTACGATTATTTACGAAGGTTTCATCACGTATGGTGGAATGGCAGGAAGAGATATGGCCGCTTTGGCAGTTGGTCTTAATGAAGCAACAGAATTTGCTTATCTGGAAAGCAGAATTTCTCAGGTAGAATATCTTGGGAATAAATTAATCGAATACGGAATTCCTGTGCAAAAACCGATTGGTGGACACGCTGTTTTCATCGATTCATTAAACTTCTTACCGAATGTTTCTCGTGCAGAATATCCGGCGCAGACTTTAGGTTTGGAGATTTATAAAGAAGCGGGAATCAGAACAGTAGAGATTGGAACTTTATTGGCAGACAGAGATCCTGCAACAAGAGAAAACCGTTATCCAAAATTAGAATTGGTTCGTTTGGCAATTCCTAGAAGAACGTATACAAATAATCATATGGATTACATTGCAGCTGCGGTGAACAATGTATATGAAAGAAGAAACGAAATTTCAAAAGGATACAATATTACTTGGGAACCTGAAATTTTAAGACACTTTACCGTGCATTTGGAAGAGGCTTAA
- a CDS encoding beta-carotene 15,15'-monooxygenase, producing the protein MSEFNEFDQQGSVPEKNTGSIISHAFEMYKGVFLYALVAMIIYFIADSILQSITGLNFYSNYSSFTDFDEDNYRSILIDRPGMSLYYSFSGLLSILLSPLYVGLIYIANKFNTKVPIEFSDLFIGYRQNLGNILLYSLITNIILWVSLAMCVIPVFFVYPLFLLGYPILLFENANAMDAISKTYNIAKENYSIFLGTAFLGIIISVAGIILCCIGIIFTLPFIYIAMYSIYCAYLGKPRQITYNK; encoded by the coding sequence ATGTCAGAATTTAACGAATTTGATCAGCAAGGCTCTGTACCTGAAAAAAATACCGGATCTATTATTTCTCATGCTTTCGAAATGTATAAAGGAGTTTTTCTTTATGCGTTGGTTGCGATGATTATTTATTTTATTGCAGATTCTATTCTACAATCAATAACAGGATTAAATTTTTATTCAAATTACAGCAGCTTCACTGATTTTGATGAAGACAACTATAGAAGTATTTTAATAGACAGGCCGGGGATGTCTCTTTATTATTCGTTTTCGGGTTTATTGAGTATTCTTTTATCGCCTCTTTATGTGGGTTTAATTTACATTGCTAATAAATTTAATACAAAAGTACCGATAGAGTTTTCAGATTTGTTTATTGGATATCGTCAAAATCTAGGTAATATTTTATTGTACAGCTTGATTACCAATATTATTTTGTGGGTATCTCTTGCTATGTGTGTTATTCCTGTATTCTTTGTTTATCCGTTGTTTCTTTTAGGCTACCCTATTCTATTGTTTGAGAATGCCAATGCTATGGATGCAATTTCAAAAACCTATAATATTGCCAAAGAAAATTATAGTATTTTTTTAGGAACTGCTTTTTTAGGGATTATAATTAGTGTTGCCGGGATTATTTTATGCTGTATTGGTATAATTTTTACTTTACCATTTATTTATATCGCAATGTATTCTATTTATTGCGCATATTTGGGAAAACCACGACAAATAACATATAATAAATGA
- a CDS encoding DUF502 domain-containing protein, whose amino-acid sequence MKKPTFENLTNFFLKNFFQGLLIIGPIGLTIFVIWYVITSIDNIIPSVASEIPGLVFISTLLITALLGYLGNKFVVGRFFVDAVDRVLEKTPGIKHIYSPTKDVMSSFVGDKKKFSEPVWVKTNENPEIWRIGFLTQKDMADVHKDNFVAVYLPHSYAISGWVIVTEEKNIKPVVGMSAATAMKFAVSGGVAGFHSDENIFKAPE is encoded by the coding sequence TTGAAAAAACCGACTTTTGAAAACCTAACTAATTTTTTTCTGAAAAACTTCTTTCAGGGATTATTAATTATTGGGCCTATTGGATTGACCATTTTTGTAATTTGGTACGTGATAACGTCTATTGACAATATCATTCCGTCGGTTGCAAGTGAAATTCCGGGGTTGGTTTTCATCTCTACTTTGCTAATTACTGCTTTGCTGGGGTATTTAGGGAATAAATTTGTTGTCGGAAGATTTTTTGTAGATGCTGTAGACAGAGTTTTAGAAAAAACGCCTGGTATTAAACATATTTATTCACCTACGAAAGACGTAATGTCTTCGTTTGTTGGTGATAAGAAGAAATTTAGCGAGCCGGTTTGGGTAAAAACCAATGAAAATCCAGAAATCTGGAGAATAGGTTTTCTTACTCAAAAAGACATGGCTGATGTACATAAAGACAACTTTGTAGCAGTTTACCTTCCGCATTCTTATGCAATTTCTGGGTGGGTGATTGTGACTGAAGAAAAAAATATAAAACCTGTGGTAGGAATGTCTGCAGCTACAGCAATGAAATTTGCGGTAAGCGGTGGTGTGGCAGGTTTTCATTCAGATGAAAATATATTTAAAGCTCCTGAGTAA
- a CDS encoding PQQ-dependent sugar dehydrogenase, whose translation MNKLLLPILLASATTIVSCQGKGKPSEPSAKEEKANTNYKPAFEGQTRITPVKTTTPYNVEVLTKDLGRPWGIINLTDGKFLITEKIGFMNVVSTDGKQISKIEGFPKVDDKGQGGMLDVALDPDFKTNNIIYFCYSEPYEGGNHTAVAKGKLSSDLKNISDVKVIFRATPTYDGDKHYGSRLVFDKDGNLFVSTGERSDKETRVYAQKTDNYLGKILKITKDGKPAPGNPFIGKTNYKPEIYAFGIRSPQGLALDEKGQLWDIEMGPRGGDEINLIQPGKNYGWGDVTYGIEYSGEKINNGTTQKEGTEQPVYYWDPVVSPSGVTFYTGNIDEWKNNLFIACLSGQHINRIVLKDNKVVGEERLLLDQKERFRDVLNGSDGNLYGITDSGKLYKISKK comes from the coding sequence ATGAATAAATTACTCTTACCCATTCTATTGGCTTCAGCAACCACAATTGTTTCTTGTCAGGGAAAAGGAAAACCAAGCGAGCCTTCTGCAAAAGAAGAAAAAGCAAACACCAACTACAAACCTGCTTTTGAAGGTCAAACCCGTATAACTCCCGTAAAAACAACAACCCCTTACAATGTAGAAGTTCTAACTAAAGACCTCGGCAGACCGTGGGGAATCATTAATTTAACCGACGGAAAGTTTTTAATTACTGAAAAAATAGGTTTTATGAATGTTGTTTCAACCGACGGAAAACAAATTTCTAAAATTGAAGGATTCCCGAAAGTAGATGATAAAGGACAAGGCGGAATGCTCGATGTTGCGCTCGATCCTGATTTTAAAACCAATAATATTATTTATTTCTGCTATTCTGAACCTTATGAAGGCGGAAATCATACTGCTGTTGCTAAAGGAAAACTTTCTTCAGATTTAAAAAACATTTCTGACGTAAAAGTAATTTTCCGTGCTACACCGACTTATGATGGCGACAAACATTACGGAAGCCGATTGGTTTTTGATAAAGACGGAAATCTATTTGTAAGTACAGGCGAAAGATCCGATAAGGAAACTCGTGTTTACGCTCAGAAAACCGATAATTATTTAGGAAAAATATTAAAAATAACAAAAGATGGAAAACCCGCTCCAGGAAATCCTTTTATTGGAAAAACCAACTACAAACCTGAAATTTATGCGTTCGGGATTAGAAGTCCGCAAGGTTTGGCTTTAGATGAAAAAGGTCAGCTTTGGGATATTGAAATGGGACCGAGAGGCGGAGATGAAATTAATTTAATTCAACCAGGGAAAAATTATGGTTGGGGCGATGTAACGTATGGAATTGAATATTCCGGAGAGAAAATCAACAACGGAACAACTCAAAAAGAAGGAACTGAGCAACCTGTTTATTACTGGGATCCTGTAGTTTCACCAAGCGGAGTAACTTTCTACACCGGAAATATTGATGAATGGAAAAACAATTTATTTATCGCTTGTTTGAGCGGTCAACACATCAACAGAATTGTTTTGAAAGACAATAAAGTTGTCGGCGAAGAACGCCTTCTTTTAGACCAAAAAGAAAGATTCCGAGACGTTTTAAATGGTTCTGACGGAAATCTTTACGGAATTACCGACAGCGGAAAACTGTACAAAATTTCTAAGAAATAA
- a CDS encoding M56 family metallopeptidase, translating to MVTIVLKIILCSGILLGLYHLFLAKEKTFTFNRYYLISALLFSLCIPFATIETKEAVEEIPSTVFVESIEKPVETQIVTPEENFDYTKALLIGYCIVSGILIFKIGYSIIKIKKLKGRKIKYQNRTVFLLKQDFAPFSFWNTIYLSETYFKDFKIEDSVFRHEEIHVKQKHSLDILFVEVLKAVFWINPLIWFYKKAMVNNHEFLADESVISQNKNIKKYQELILQEILKQQNLPLIHQFNFNNTKKRFIMMNNKNSKFANAKKYLAIPAFAALAVLFAERVYAKDDVEQKSNSKIAASSKNQSTTHSEAYRQFVKIIEKYNQIVKDQDYEKFSKEVPRDEQIQLADFYLKFNSKDIIETQVHVTYAEINREIPTSSQLNKFIDTKYNISLDGKVVENKVLKNYKNTDFYSVYILKVIPTNPDYGKYEYGVVLYTNSYAKKYNAAKNIRIGFKASDEELEFLQLRKDTITPKTTIDVKLVEIKDTYSDINSTSVRIVGGGTVEAGSTAVEGVAADLVPAEYPGGINELRKKVSKNFNSVIFGETNGLVRSTITFVVDKNGSIRDLKAEGENEKFNNEVLRVAKEANENVTWKPATKDGEPVAYRYNLPIAMQFTAYNKTQ from the coding sequence ATGGTAACAATTGTTTTAAAAATAATACTGTGTTCAGGTATTTTGCTGGGTTTATATCATTTGTTTCTAGCAAAAGAAAAAACATTTACATTCAATAGGTATTATCTGATATCAGCTTTGCTATTTTCATTATGCATTCCATTTGCAACGATAGAAACGAAAGAAGCTGTAGAAGAAATTCCATCAACAGTTTTTGTGGAAAGCATTGAAAAGCCTGTAGAAACGCAGATTGTAACACCAGAGGAAAATTTTGATTATACAAAAGCTCTTTTAATTGGCTATTGTATCGTTTCAGGGATTCTAATTTTTAAAATTGGATATTCTATTATAAAGATTAAAAAATTAAAAGGAAGAAAAATTAAGTATCAAAACAGAACTGTTTTTCTTCTGAAGCAAGATTTTGCTCCGTTCAGTTTTTGGAATACCATTTACCTTTCAGAAACTTATTTTAAAGACTTTAAAATTGAAGACTCCGTTTTTCGCCACGAAGAAATTCATGTGAAACAAAAGCATTCTTTAGACATTCTTTTTGTGGAGGTTTTAAAGGCTGTTTTTTGGATCAATCCATTGATTTGGTTCTATAAAAAAGCAATGGTAAACAACCATGAGTTTCTTGCTGATGAAAGTGTAATTAGCCAGAATAAAAATATTAAAAAATATCAGGAACTCATTCTGCAGGAAATTTTAAAACAACAGAATCTTCCTTTGATCCATCAGTTTAATTTTAACAACACCAAAAAAAGATTTATTATGATGAACAACAAAAATTCAAAATTTGCCAACGCAAAAAAATACCTGGCAATCCCTGCGTTTGCGGCTTTGGCTGTACTTTTTGCAGAAAGGGTTTATGCGAAAGACGATGTGGAACAAAAAAGCAACTCTAAAATAGCAGCAAGCTCAAAGAATCAATCTACCACTCATTCAGAAGCGTATAGACAATTTGTCAAAATCATTGAAAAATATAATCAAATAGTAAAAGATCAAGATTACGAAAAGTTTAGCAAAGAAGTTCCGAGAGATGAGCAGATACAGCTAGCCGATTTCTATCTAAAATTCAATTCTAAAGATATTATAGAAACTCAAGTTCATGTAACATATGCAGAAATTAATAGGGAAATACCAACTTCAAGTCAATTAAACAAATTTATTGACACCAAATACAACATTTCACTAGACGGAAAAGTTGTTGAGAATAAAGTTTTAAAAAATTACAAAAACACAGATTTTTACAGTGTTTATATTTTGAAAGTTATTCCTACAAATCCAGATTATGGAAAGTATGAATATGGTGTGGTTTTATACACAAATTCTTATGCAAAGAAATATAATGCAGCAAAGAACATTAGGATTGGATTCAAAGCTAGTGATGAAGAATTAGAATTTCTACAATTACGAAAAGATACCATCACACCAAAAACTACTATAGATGTAAAACTTGTAGAAATAAAAGACACCTATTCTGATATAAATTCAACAAGTGTAAGAATTGTTGGTGGTGGAACGGTAGAAGCTGGCTCTACAGCAGTAGAAGGAGTTGCTGCAGACTTAGTGCCTGCAGAATATCCGGGAGGAATCAATGAATTAAGAAAGAAAGTATCTAAAAATTTTAATTCTGTCATTTTTGGAGAGACTAATGGTTTAGTAAGATCAACGATTACTTTTGTTGTAGATAAAAATGGAAGTATAAGAGATTTAAAAGCAGAAGGAGAGAACGAGAAATTTAATAATGAAGTTTTGAGAGTTGCAAAAGAAGCCAATGAAAATGTAACATGGAAACCAGCTACAAAAGATGGAGAGCCAGTAGCGTATCGATACAACCTTCCTATCGCAATGCAATTTACCGCCTATAATAAAACACAATAA
- a CDS encoding AI-2E family transporter, which produces MIPHNKENQISSVIIKQISLLVIILILAGLVCFNLALFIPSVLGAITIYVVCRKYNFYLQEERKWKPWASALVLMLASLVILILPVYFIVDLLIEKLGNAQVYMEKFNIFINKIHDFVDKETGINILSKENLTKVKDFAGKYSTSALSGTFNTLTVIMSMYFILYFMFEKPRFFERILSSAAPLKRANVSLIGEKMRKLIIANAIGLPVVALGQGIVALIGYFIFGAPSPILLFALTAVASMIPIVGAGIVYVPICIFMIAEGQTGPGIGLGIYCLVVVGLTDNVLRFTLLKKLEDIHPLNTVFGIIMGMNLFGFMGLVFGPILISLTLLLIQVYRNEFSDDETPELQLSEKDKDEDLENKIDLIV; this is translated from the coding sequence ATGATACCACATAACAAAGAAAATCAAATCAGCAGTGTAATTATAAAGCAAATTTCCCTGCTGGTTATTATTTTGATTTTGGCAGGATTAGTGTGTTTTAATCTTGCGTTATTCATCCCTTCTGTTTTGGGAGCAATTACCATTTATGTAGTTTGCAGGAAATATAATTTTTACCTGCAGGAAGAGCGAAAATGGAAACCTTGGGCTTCTGCTTTGGTTCTCATGTTGGCCAGTTTAGTCATCCTTATTCTACCGGTATATTTTATTGTAGATTTATTGATAGAAAAGCTTGGAAATGCCCAAGTATACATGGAAAAGTTTAATATTTTCATCAATAAAATTCATGATTTTGTTGATAAAGAGACGGGGATAAATATTCTGAGCAAAGAAAACCTGACCAAGGTAAAAGACTTTGCCGGGAAATACTCTACTTCTGCTCTGAGTGGAACTTTTAATACTCTTACAGTCATCATGTCGATGTACTTCATCCTTTATTTTATGTTTGAGAAGCCAAGATTCTTCGAGAGAATTTTATCCTCTGCAGCTCCTTTAAAAAGAGCAAACGTTTCTTTAATTGGCGAAAAAATGCGAAAACTGATTATAGCAAATGCCATTGGCCTTCCCGTTGTTGCTTTAGGACAGGGAATCGTTGCATTGATTGGTTATTTCATTTTTGGAGCACCAAGCCCTATTTTATTGTTTGCTTTAACTGCCGTTGCTTCGATGATCCCAATTGTGGGTGCCGGAATTGTGTATGTGCCAATCTGCATTTTTATGATTGCAGAAGGACAAACAGGCCCCGGAATTGGTCTTGGAATTTACTGTTTGGTAGTGGTTGGTTTAACCGATAACGTCCTTCGTTTTACTTTGCTTAAAAAATTGGAAGATATCCATCCATTAAATACAGTTTTTGGAATTATTATGGGAATGAATCTTTTCGGTTTTATGGGATTGGTTTTTGGTCCCATTCTTATTTCCTTAACTTTACTGCTTATTCAGGTATATAGAAATGAGTTTTCTGATGATGAAACTCCCGAGCTTCAACTTTCAGAAAAAGATAAAGACGAAGATTTAGAAAATAAAATTGATTTAATAGTTTAA
- a CDS encoding BlaI/MecI/CopY family transcriptional regulator: MNEIKLTNSEKILMDILWEKEKAFLKDILESYPDPKPATTTVATVLKRMQNKDLVGFKLFGNSREYFPKVAKGEYFNDEMTSMIDRFFNSSVTQFASFFTSNSKFSQKQLKELRDIIDEKIKK, translated from the coding sequence ATGAATGAAATAAAATTGACAAACTCCGAAAAAATATTAATGGATATTCTTTGGGAAAAAGAAAAAGCATTTTTAAAAGATATTTTAGAATCATACCCTGATCCTAAACCGGCAACTACAACTGTAGCAACGGTGCTTAAAAGAATGCAGAATAAAGATTTGGTAGGCTTCAAACTTTTTGGAAACTCTCGCGAGTATTTCCCAAAAGTGGCAAAAGGAGAATATTTCAATGATGAAATGACCTCTATGATTGACCGTTTTTTCAACAGCTCAGTAACGCAGTTTGCTTCGTTTTTTACTTCAAACTCTAAATTTTCGCAAAAGCAATTGAAAGAACTTCGCGATATTATCGATGAAAAGATAAAAAAATAG
- the miaE gene encoding tRNA-(ms[2]io[6]A)-hydroxylase — MFKLKLPTDPRWANIAEDNIQEILTDHAWCEQKAATNAIGLITMLPERPDIVKELLAIAQEELEHFGQVLEIITKRGYTFGRTRKDDYVNELVNFIQKGGHRDTLIVDKMLFAAMIEARSCERFKVLTENIKDEELKTFYKELMISEANHYTTFIGFARELGNPEQVNKRWEEWLEYEASIIKSYGNKETIHG; from the coding sequence ATGTTTAAGTTGAAACTTCCTACCGATCCAAGGTGGGCAAATATTGCGGAGGATAACATTCAAGAAATTTTAACCGATCATGCGTGGTGCGAGCAAAAAGCTGCTACCAATGCCATCGGATTGATTACCATGCTTCCGGAACGTCCGGATATCGTGAAAGAGCTTTTGGCAATTGCACAGGAAGAACTGGAACATTTCGGACAGGTTCTTGAGATTATCACAAAGCGAGGCTATACTTTTGGACGTACAAGGAAAGATGATTACGTCAACGAATTGGTTAATTTCATCCAAAAAGGAGGTCACAGAGATACTTTAATTGTCGACAAAATGCTTTTTGCAGCAATGATTGAAGCAAGAAGTTGCGAAAGATTTAAAGTTTTAACAGAAAATATAAAAGACGAAGAACTAAAAACGTTCTATAAAGAATTAATGATCTCTGAAGCCAATCATTATACTACATTTATAGGTTTTGCAAGAGAACTAGGTAATCCTGAGCAAGTAAACAAACGATGGGAAGAGTGGCTGGAATATGAAGCCAGTATCATAAAATCTTACGGAAACAAAGAAACTATACACGGATAA
- the uvrB gene encoding excinuclease ABC subunit UvrB, giving the protein MQFKLQSEYQPTGDQPKAIEKLTAGIEIGEKYQTLLGVTGSGKTFTVANVVNNVQKPTLVLAHNKTLAAQLFMEFKEFYPDNAVEYFVSYYDYYQPEAYIASSGTYIEKDLSINEEVEKLRLSAIASLLSGRRDILIVASVSCIYGVGNPAEFHKSLISLEIGEKTTRTALLHSLVNALYSRTLADFQRGTFRVKGDVIDVFPAYADNGIRIQFFGDEIEKIQSFDPVSGNVTSNFDQIQIYPANLFVTTKETLNGAIKEIQDDMVKQVDFFSEIGKPLESKRLQERTELDLEMIKELGYCSGIENYSRYLDGRLPGTRPFCLLDYFPKDFLMVIDESHVTVPQVHAMYGGDRSRKEALVEYGFRLPAAMDNRPLKFEEFEAIQNQVIYVSATPADYELEKTGGEYVEQIIRPTGLLDPIIEVRPSLNQIDDLMEEINKRAEIDERVLVTTLTKKMAEELTKYFTKFGIRTRYIHSDVETLERIQIMQDLRLGVFDVLIGVNLLREGLDLPEVSLVAILDADKEGMLRSRRSMIQTVGRAARNVNGRAIMYADKITKSMQAALDETEYRRAKQIAHNEEHGKVPTALNKKISENLVGRSKDFPDEKYTQKEITQKVAEVKATYATEDIEKMIGQKQKEMEAAAKNLDFIKAAKLRDEIVALKG; this is encoded by the coding sequence ATGCAATTCAAACTTCAATCAGAATATCAACCTACAGGAGATCAGCCTAAAGCAATTGAAAAATTGACCGCCGGAATAGAGATCGGCGAAAAATATCAAACGTTGCTTGGGGTAACGGGTTCCGGGAAAACATTTACCGTTGCCAATGTTGTGAATAACGTACAGAAACCAACTTTGGTTTTGGCGCACAACAAAACTTTGGCAGCGCAGCTTTTTATGGAATTTAAAGAATTCTATCCCGACAATGCTGTTGAATATTTCGTGAGTTACTATGATTACTATCAACCCGAAGCTTATATTGCAAGCTCGGGAACTTATATAGAAAAAGACTTAAGCATCAATGAAGAGGTGGAAAAATTACGTCTTTCTGCAATTGCAAGTTTGCTTTCTGGAAGAAGAGATATTTTGATTGTTGCTTCAGTATCATGTATTTATGGTGTTGGAAATCCCGCTGAATTTCATAAGTCATTAATTTCTCTTGAGATTGGTGAAAAAACAACGCGAACCGCATTGCTTCATTCTTTAGTTAATGCTTTGTACTCTAGAACCTTGGCTGATTTTCAGCGAGGTACGTTTCGTGTAAAAGGAGACGTGATTGATGTGTTTCCTGCCTATGCAGATAACGGAATAAGAATCCAGTTCTTTGGAGATGAAATTGAAAAAATTCAAAGTTTTGATCCTGTTTCCGGAAATGTAACTTCTAATTTTGACCAGATTCAGATTTATCCTGCTAATCTTTTCGTAACCACAAAAGAAACTTTGAACGGTGCGATAAAAGAAATACAGGATGATATGGTGAAGCAGGTCGACTTTTTCTCAGAAATCGGAAAACCTTTAGAATCAAAAAGACTGCAGGAAAGAACAGAATTAGACCTTGAAATGATCAAAGAGCTTGGTTATTGCTCAGGAATAGAAAATTATTCGCGTTATCTCGACGGAAGACTTCCGGGAACTCGTCCTTTCTGTCTTTTAGATTATTTTCCAAAAGATTTTTTAATGGTGATCGATGAAAGTCACGTTACCGTTCCTCAGGTGCATGCGATGTATGGTGGTGACAGAAGCCGTAAAGAAGCTTTGGTGGAATATGGTTTTAGGCTTCCGGCGGCGATGGATAACCGACCTTTAAAGTTTGAAGAATTTGAGGCCATTCAAAACCAAGTCATTTATGTTTCGGCAACTCCGGCAGACTATGAATTAGAGAAAACGGGCGGAGAATATGTTGAGCAAATTATTCGTCCTACAGGACTTTTAGATCCAATTATTGAAGTGAGACCTTCTTTAAATCAGATTGATGATTTAATGGAAGAAATAAATAAACGTGCTGAAATCGACGAAAGGGTTTTGGTGACTACTTTAACGAAAAAAATGGCGGAAGAGCTCACTAAATATTTCACAAAATTCGGAATCAGAACAAGATATATTCACTCTGATGTAGAAACTTTAGAGCGTATTCAGATTATGCAGGATCTGCGTCTTGGAGTTTTTGATGTACTAATTGGGGTAAATTTATTGAGAGAAGGTCTTGATTTACCTGAAGTTTCGTTGGTTGCCATTTTGGATGCCGATAAAGAAGGAATGCTGAGAAGCCGCAGGTCTATGATTCAGACGGTTGGTCGTGCTGCGAGAAATGTGAATGGAAGAGCGATTATGTATGCCGATAAAATTACCAAATCGATGCAGGCAGCTCTTGATGAAACTGAATATCGTAGAGCGAAGCAGATTGCCCACAACGAAGAACACGGAAAAGTTCCGACCGCATTAAACAAAAAAATATCAGAAAACCTTGTCGGCAGAAGTAAAGATTTCCCTGACGAAAAATATACTCAAAAGGAAATTACCCAAAAAGTTGCCGAAGTAAAAGCGACCTATGCTACTGAAGATATCGAAAAAATGATTGGTCAAAAGCAAAAAGAAATGGAAGCTGCCGCAAAAAATCTTGATTTTATAAAAGCCGCAAAACTGAGAGACGAAATTGTAGCATTAAAAGGATAA
- a CDS encoding VOC family protein, producing the protein MKRVTGIGGVFFKCQDPIKMREWYKTHLGIDTNEYGATFDWKEMSDSDAKGSLTWSPTKETTEYFEPSKREFMINYTVENLEALVEELKKEEVTILDEIAVYDFGKFVHILDLEGNKVELWEPK; encoded by the coding sequence ATGAAAAGAGTAACAGGAATTGGAGGGGTTTTCTTCAAATGCCAAGACCCGATCAAGATGAGAGAGTGGTACAAAACTCACCTCGGAATTGATACCAACGAATACGGAGCAACATTTGACTGGAAAGAAATGTCTGATTCGGATGCTAAAGGTTCTTTGACCTGGAGCCCAACGAAAGAAACAACTGAATATTTTGAACCTTCAAAAAGAGAGTTTATGATTAATTATACTGTTGAAAACCTTGAAGCTTTAGTGGAAGAATTAAAAAAAGAGGAAGTAACGATTCTTGATGAAATTGCCGTATATGATTTTGGAAAATTCGTTCATATCCTCGATTTGGAAGGTAATAAAGTTGAATTGTGGGAACCTAAATAA